GCAAGCCATTTGGTAGTTGGTCGCCCAATTACTGCCGCGCAAAATCCTTATGAGTCAGCCAAACAAATTTTGCATGAAATGGAGGGGCACTAAATGAATGAAGAAGAAGTGAAACAGTTATTTATCGATACGGGTGCTATTTTAGAAGGGCATTTTTTACTAACTTCTGGGTTACATAGTCCGCTATATGTAGAGAAATTTCAAGTGCTTCAGTACCCCAATTATACTGCTCAATTATGTGAAGCTTTAGCAAGTAAATTTGCTGATGAAAATGTTGAAGTGGTTGTAGGTCCAGTAACTGGCGGAATTCTATTAGCCCATGAAGTGGGGAAATCATTGGGCACCAGGGCTATTTTTACTGAGCGTGAAAATGGTAAGATGACTTTGCGCCGCGGGTTCGTGATTAAGCCAGGTGAACGAGTGCTGATCGTGGAAGATATTGTTACAACTGGCGGTTCTGTGCAAGAAGTGCTTGATGTTGTTCTGGAACACGGTGGAGTACCGGTAGGAATTGGTATGCTTGTTGATCGGAGTGGCGGTAAAGCCAGTTTTGCTATCCCTCACAAAGCCTTGCTGAATCTTACTGTAACAACTTATCATGCTGAAGAATGTCCGATGTGTAAGGCGGGGCTCGCGATGACTAAGCGTGGGAGCCGGAAAATATAAATTAGGCAAAAAAATGCTAATGAGCTGAAAATGTGATGAATAAGTGTCCTAAAGGAGTCTATTCATAAATTTAGCAGATAATTGGCTATTGATATAATAGTTAGAAAATGATATTATATTAATCTGTAAGGCAATTCTGTGGCCCGGTAGTTTAGTTGGTTAGAATGCCGCCCTGTCACGGCGGAGGTCGTGGGTTCGAGTCCCATCCGGGTCGCCATTATGCGGAAATAGCTCAGCGGTAGAGCATCGCCTTGCCAAGGCGAGGGTCGCGAGTTCGAATCTCGTTTTCCGCTCCATTCCTAGGGGTATAGCTCAATTGGTAGAGTAGCGGTCTCCAAAACCGTTGGTTGTGGGTTCAAGTCCTACTGCCCCTGCCATTTATTAATTAACAAAACTTCTATCATTTTGATAGAAGTTTTTTTATGTTACGCCAGTAATTACAATTTGAAATTCAGGCTATTTAAACATAATCTATGCTGTATTTGCCGATAATAATGTTGCAGGAGGTGATATCATGGCAAAAGACGTTATGTGTAAAGTTGAAAACTGTAAGTACTGGAGCCAGGGTCAACGGTGTAATGCTTCAACTATCCAAGTAAGTGTTGATAGTGGGGGTAATAAAGCAGGTGATCCTCAGGAAACCAATTGCCACACCTTCGCAACTAAGTAACAAATAAAACAGCCAGCTGGTCATCCAGCTGGCTGTTTTATTTGTTATTGAATTCCAGTTGTTTACTTTTTAGTACTTCTTCACGCAAGCTAAGCCAGATCTTTTGAAATAGTTGATTGTAATGAAATGTTGTACGTATTTCAGCAATATCACGTGGTCTAGGTAAATCAATATCAATAATTGTCTTGATAGTGCCCGGATGAGCAGTCATGATCATCACCTTATCACCGACACACAGAGCTTCGTCGATACTGTGAGTGATAAAAACAGTCGTTTTTTTACTTGACTCCCAAATTTGCAGCAGTTCTTGCTGTAGAATGATTCTGTTTTGTTCGTCTAAAGCTCCAAATGGCTCATCCATCAATAAAATTTCTGGATCATTGGCAAAGGCACGTGCGACACTTACCCGTTGCTTCATACCACCAGATAATTGACAAGGATAGGAATGAGCAAATTTACTTAACCCGATCATTTGTATATAATGTTCAGCAATTTCGTTGCGTACCTTTTTGGATATGCCACGCATTCTCAATCCATATCCCACATTTTCGATTACGGTCATCCAGGGGAAAATCGACTGTTCTTGAAAGACCATCGAGTTTATCGGACGGCCGCTTGCGCTGCTTTTAATGGTTATCTGTCCAGTCGAAGTGTTCTCCAAATCAGCGAGGATTCTAAGTAGCGTTGTTTTTCCGCAACCACTGGGGCCGACAATGCAAAAAAATTCACCGTCTTTAATCGTTAAATTAATATCTTGCAGTGCAGTAACCCTGCCTTGAGTGGTTTCAAAAAATTTGTTAGCATTTTCAATAACTATCCGATCACTGGTGTTGATCATGACGGTGCCTCCTTGTCAGCATTCTTGTTTCCAAGGCAATACTAAACGTTCGATTAAATCGAGGATCAGTGAAAAAATATAGCCGAGAACGGATAGCATTATTAAAGCTACAAACATTTGTTCAATATCAAACATATCATAGGAGCGCCAGATCATCCAGCCTATTCCTGCTTTAGCGGCAGATAATTCAGCAGCAACAATCAAAATCAACGCCATGCCCATACCAAGTTTCAGACCGGCAAAAATCATTGGCAGTGCACCAGGTAAAGCAACGGTTAAATAAAAATCCTTTCGGCTGGCTCCGAAGTTTTTAGCTACATCAAGATAGATTCTATCTATACTGAGTACACCGGCCATTGTGTTTATCACAACTAAGTAAAAAACTCCGATTGCAATTGTAAAAATTTTAGATGTCTCACCGAGTCCAAAGATTAATAAAATCAGAGGCATTAGCGCTAATTTGGGAATGGGATAAGTGGCTGCAATCATAGGCTCAATCGCTGATCTTATGAAAGGAGATAAGCCCATGCTAATACCAATCAGGATACCTGGAACCGAACCGGCAATAAATCCTAGAATAACGCGCTGAACGCTAACTGCGGTGTTATTTAGGAGATCGCCGGACAGCATTAAGGGGATAAAGGATTTAAATATTAAGAATGGGCTTGAAAAAAGCCGGATGTCAATTGCGCCGATTTGCGCCAATAGTTCCCAAAGGATTAGGAGTGTTAAAGGCGACAATATAGATAAGATGCGAATTACTTTAGAGTTATTTGATTTTGCCATACACTCACCTCGCGCAGACTATTTGAGTTTAATATGTTCCCAGCATTTTTATTGCGAAGTCGACGAAGCGATGGTCAACAGCGTCTTGAAGCTCAATATCTGATTTGAGCAGTTGGTTTTCTTTATACCATGCCAAGTCCAGCTCGATACCTTTTAATTTAACATAGCCATTAGGATTAAGTCCTGTTGGATACATTTTCTCATATAATGCTGGTTCCTTAATAACTGAGTATTTACAAAGTATATCGATAATTTCTGACTTATTTTGATTCTTGAAAAATGCATCATTGTAATCTCTCAGTGATTTTATATAAGCGGTCATAAAACGATTGGCTAATTCAGGGTTTTTCGTCATGCTGGTACCAAATACAAGTAGCGCAGTTTGCGCATCAGGATCATACTCTACCGGATCTTTCCAGGGATCGAGGATATCTTTGCTCATTCCCAGAGTTACAAAAGGCTCAATTACCATAGCAGCATCGATGCTTTTGTTGCTAAGCGATACCAGCATATCAGGGAAAGAGCGAATGACTTGGACATCAACATCTTTTGTGGTTAAACCGCCCTTTTGAAGTACTCGTGCCAATGCAATTTCATCAAGTGATGCCGTTGCAACAATGGCGATCTTTTTACCTTGTAAGTCACTATAATCTTTTAGGGAATTTGCCAGGTCTTTCCGGACTACTAATCGGTAGTAACCTTTTTCAGGAACATTGATTCCTTTGTCGGCCACAATTTTTACCGGAATATCGCGGGACATAGCATTTAATAGGCCTGATGAAGTAACTGTTGCGCCCACATCAAGCTGGCCTGCAGCCAATTGATTAATCATTTCTTGTCCAGAATTGAACTGAACTGGTTCGATTTTGATTCCTAAATCTGCGTAATAGCCTTTGGCCATTCCAATTAAAATCCCCGCATCAGAAATAACTTGTTTCATGCCGACTTTTACAACTGTCTCTTGAGGAAGCGGAGTTAAGCTAGGTGCCCAAATTGGTGCAGCCTTCATATTAGTTTGATTGACTTGTGGCTGCGAGCAAGCAGTTAGTAATAAGGCGATCAAGAGAAATGCCAATACTTTTGTCAAAACATGCTTTCTCATAAATTACCTCCCACAGTACTTTTAGATTAATGCATGTTATTCTGTTACATTTATTTTGGTGACAATGCTGGCAGGTTTTTTAGGGAGTAATAAAGAATAGATTACTATTCAGAAAAGGAGAATTTATGCAGCAAGTAATTAGTAAAATCAATGAATGGGAGTATATACATAAATTACCGTCTACAATCAACGGATTTGTTTTTAGTAAAGAACTTAGTGAAAGTGGTACACTGTTTCATCTTTTTACTTATGCCAATGAGAGTGCTCGGCGAAGTTTCTCGGTATTATATGATCATGCGACAAAAGAATTTATAGCGCGAATCAAGGTAGGTTTGATTGAATTCTGTGACATAGCTTATATTGTTGCTGACTTAGAAATGTTAGAAAATGTGCTCGAAAAGCGCCTTGAGACTACCTTGTCAAGATTAGGATTTTTTGATATTAATGATTTAAATAGTATTTTTTTAGAAAAGAAAATAGTAGAATGGCAATATGCAGCCAAATTACCGCAAGTATTTGCGGGCTTTGAATTATATATAAAACCACTGGAACCGCTTAAAATTATTAATGGATCCTATGTAATTTTGAATTATACGGATTTTTTATCTGAAAGCGACTTGATCATCTATTATAATATTTACAGGGATGAGTTTTTTGGGGAGTTACGAATTAGAAGAACTCCACAGATGGCTGCTGTATTTGAATCTAAACAACTGTCAGAGTTGGAAGAAAAACTGGAACTTTATTTAAATCCAACCTTAGAGAATATGCGTTGTCAAATTAATGATAACCATAGTGAACTCTAATTTTAGATATTGAAAGGATTTTTTATGTTGCATACAGCGTTAACAATTGCTGGTTCTGATTCTAGCGGCGGCGCTGGAATTCAGGCTGACTTAAAGACCTTTGCTGCTCTCGGCGTATTTGGAATGAGTGCTATAACGGCAATTACGGCTCAAAATACTTGCGGAGTCACGAATATTCGTGAATTGGATGATGCGATTATTATTGATCAAATTGATGCGGTTTTTACTGATATTACAGTCAATGCAGTAAAAATTGGGATGTTGTCAAGTTCAGCAATCATTAAGGCGGTAACAGGCGCACTTGTCCATCATAATGCCAATCATATTGTTCTTGATACTGTAATGGTATCTAAAAGTGGGAGCCATTTATTAAAAAAAGAGGCAATAGACACTCTAAAAGAATATCTTATTCCTAAGGCATTTGTAGTTACTCCTAACCTATATGAAGCTTCAGAATTGGTTGGCTTTGAAGTAGAAAACCAAGATGATATGAAAAAAGCGGCGATTGAAATCAAAGAAATGGGGGCCCGGTATGTAGTCGTTAAAGGTGGACACTTACCAGGGAATGCGTGCGATTTGCTCTATGATGGTGAGAATTTTTCTATATATGCCAACGAGAGGATCAACACGCTTCATACGCATGGGACTGGTTGTACTTTTTCATCAGCGATTGCCGCTGGATTGGCTAAGGGGTTAACTATTGAAGGTGCAGTAGCTCAAGCTAAGAACTATATTACAATGGCTATCACGCATGGTTTTTCTCTTGGTAAAGGTGTCGGTCCAACACACCATTTTTATGAATTATACAATAAGGCTGGTTTGTACTAATGTTTGGAGGTATAACATGGCTAAAGTTCTAGTTTGTGACGATTCTGCTTTTATGAGAATGATGCTTAAGAAAGTGCTTATTGAAAATGGCCATGAAGTTGTTGCTGAGGCGGGCGATGGGAAGCAGGCTGTTCAAATGTATCGTCTGCATAAACCTGAATTGACGACAATGGATATTACGATGCCTAATTTGGATGGTATAGAAGCAGTTAAGATTATTCATGATGAAAATCCATTGGCTCGAATTATTATGGTAACTGCATTAGGGCAAAAAGCGATTATCACGGATGCTCTT
This Sporomusaceae bacterium FL31 DNA region includes the following protein-coding sequences:
- the pyrE gene encoding orotate phosphoribosyltransferase, which encodes MNEEEVKQLFIDTGAILEGHFLLTSGLHSPLYVEKFQVLQYPNYTAQLCEALASKFADENVEVVVGPVTGGILLAHEVGKSLGTRAIFTERENGKMTLRRGFVIKPGERVLIVEDIVTTGGSVQEVLDVVLEHGGVPVGIGMLVDRSGGKASFAIPHKALLNLTVTTYHAEECPMCKAGLAMTKRGSRKI
- a CDS encoding ABC transporter ATP-binding protein, encoding MINTSDRIVIENANKFFETTQGRVTALQDINLTIKDGEFFCIVGPSGCGKTTLLRILADLENTSTGQITIKSSASGRPINSMVFQEQSIFPWMTVIENVGYGLRMRGISKKVRNEIAEHYIQMIGLSKFAHSYPCQLSGGMKQRVSVARAFANDPEILLMDEPFGALDEQNRIILQQELLQIWESSKKTTVFITHSIDEALCVGDKVMIMTAHPGTIKTIIDIDLPRPRDIAEIRTTFHYNQLFQKIWLSLREEVLKSKQLEFNNK
- the ssuC_3 gene encoding ABC transporter permease, producing MAKSNNSKVIRILSILSPLTLLILWELLAQIGAIDIRLFSSPFLIFKSFIPLMLSGDLLNNTAVSVQRVILGFIAGSVPGILIGISMGLSPFIRSAIEPMIAATYPIPKLALMPLILLIFGLGETSKIFTIAIGVFYLVVINTMAGVLSIDRIYLDVAKNFGASRKDFYLTVALPGALPMIFAGLKLGMGMALILIVAAELSAAKAGIGWMIWRSYDMFDIEQMFVALIMLSVLGYIFSLILDLIERLVLPWKQEC
- the ssuA_2 gene encoding sulfonate ABC transporter substrate-binding protein, with the translated sequence MRKHVLTKVLAFLLIALLLTACSQPQVNQTNMKAAPIWAPSLTPLPQETVVKVGMKQVISDAGILIGMAKGYYADLGIKIEPVQFNSGQEMINQLAAGQLDVGATVTSSGLLNAMSRDIPVKIVADKGINVPEKGYYRLVVRKDLANSLKDYSDLQGKKIAIVATASLDEIALARVLQKGGLTTKDVDVQVIRSFPDMLVSLSNKSIDAAMVIEPFVTLGMSKDILDPWKDPVEYDPDAQTALLVFGTSMTKNPELANRFMTAYIKSLRDYNDAFFKNQNKSEIIDILCKYSVIKEPALYEKMYPTGLNPNGYVKLKGIELDLAWYKENQLLKSDIELQDAVDHRFVDFAIKMLGTY
- the thiD_1 gene encoding hydroxymethylpyrimidine/phosphomethylpyrimidine kinase; protein product: MLHTALTIAGSDSSGGAGIQADLKTFAALGVFGMSAITAITAQNTCGVTNIRELDDAIIIDQIDAVFTDITVNAVKIGMLSSSAIIKAVTGALVHHNANHIVLDTVMVSKSGSHLLKKEAIDTLKEYLIPKAFVVTPNLYEASELVGFEVENQDDMKKAAIEIKEMGARYVVVKGGHLPGNACDLLYDGENFSIYANERINTLHTHGTGCTFSSAIAAGLAKGLTIEGAVAQAKNYITMAITHGFSLGKGVGPTHHFYELYNKAGLY
- the cheY_1 gene encoding response regulator, whose protein sequence is MAKVLVCDDSAFMRMMLKKVLIENGHEVVAEAGDGKQAVQMYRLHKPELTTMDITMPNLDGIEAVKIIHDENPLARIIMVTALGQKAIITDALKAGASDFIVKPFDPAQVIDTIKKVLAT